A genome region from Acidisarcina sp. includes the following:
- a CDS encoding MTH1187 family thiamine-binding protein — translation MLASFSVVPMGVGEGVKEIIAEVLAIVDSSGLSYELGPMHTVIEGEPEQVLDVILRCHRRVLELAPRVLTNITMDDRKHAIGRLRGKVKEVEEILGKPLSRP, via the coding sequence ATGCTCGCCAGCTTTTCTGTAGTTCCCATGGGTGTAGGAGAAGGGGTCAAAGAAATCATCGCCGAAGTCCTGGCTATTGTTGACAGCTCCGGCCTGTCCTACGAACTGGGCCCCATGCACACTGTCATTGAAGGCGAACCCGAACAGGTGCTTGACGTGATCCTGCGTTGCCATCGACGCGTGCTCGAGCTTGCTCCACGCGTGCTCACCAATATTACGATGGACGACAGAAAACACGCGATCGGACGCCTCCGCGGAAAAGTCAAAGAGGTGGAAGAGATCCTTGGAAAACCGCTCTCCCGCCCCTGA
- a CDS encoding aldo/keto reductase, translating to MSKIAQHISAAAAGTIQLGDLTVNRLGYGAMRITGKGVWGPPADRNAALATLRRVVELGVNFIDTADSYGPYVSEELIAEALAPYPAGLVIATKGGWERVGPGQWVHNASPEHLKAAVAGSLKRLHLERIEVYQLHVPDPAVSFEASIETLAKLREEGKIRHVALSNVTVEHLERARKIVPIVSVQNRYSFADREWDYLLNHCEQNGIAFIPWAPLGQNRQANETLEQAAVMLDASPMQVALVWLLRRSKVMLPIPGTSSVAHLEENVAAAGLKLPDEVFAALSKVNPPPASLR from the coding sequence ATGAGCAAAATCGCACAACACATCTCAGCTGCAGCCGCAGGGACGATCCAACTTGGAGATCTTACCGTGAACCGCTTGGGATACGGCGCCATGCGGATCACGGGCAAAGGTGTTTGGGGGCCTCCGGCAGATCGCAATGCAGCATTGGCCACGCTGCGGCGCGTGGTAGAGCTCGGCGTCAATTTCATAGACACAGCGGATTCCTATGGGCCCTACGTTTCAGAAGAACTGATTGCCGAGGCACTGGCCCCGTATCCGGCAGGCCTGGTGATTGCTACGAAGGGCGGATGGGAGCGTGTCGGGCCAGGACAGTGGGTTCACAATGCCAGCCCGGAGCATCTGAAAGCTGCTGTGGCAGGAAGCCTCAAGAGGCTGCACCTCGAGCGAATCGAGGTCTACCAACTCCATGTACCCGATCCAGCGGTATCTTTTGAGGCGTCAATTGAGACACTGGCTAAACTGCGTGAGGAGGGAAAGATTCGCCATGTGGCGCTGTCGAATGTGACGGTGGAGCATCTGGAGCGCGCGCGGAAGATTGTGCCCATAGTCTCGGTGCAGAATCGCTACAGCTTTGCTGACCGGGAGTGGGACTACCTGTTGAACCACTGTGAGCAGAATGGAATTGCATTCATTCCCTGGGCTCCTCTGGGGCAAAATCGGCAGGCAAACGAAACATTGGAGCAGGCGGCAGTGATGCTGGATGCAAGTCCGATGCAGGTGGCGTTGGTGTGGCTGCTGCGCCGCTCCAAGGTGATGCTGCCAATTCCGGGGACATCCTCCGTGGCGCACCTTGAAGAAAACGTTGCTGCGGCGGGATTGAAGCTGCCGGATGAAGTGTTCGCTGCATTATCGAAAGTGAATCCTCCGCCTGCCAGTCTGCGGTGA
- a CDS encoding LacI family DNA-binding transcriptional regulator has translation MKKAPSTPKAPISQKALAAYLQLSPSTVSLVLNNAPLAAAIPEQTRLRVLEAAKRFDYRPDLYAKYLYSKRSYTVAVLLPEVGQGFSAAILGGIDDALVREKFFYFVANHHSDEELIREYPRQLTQRGVEGFIVINTPIHHPLGRPTVSIGNQPLVDGMARIMLDNRRGGWLAAEHLIESGHRQIAVIKGHAWRPASSERWRGISSAAKSRGITIDPRLVKQLPSKGKAHEPSTAEEGYFCTRELLNKKVHFTALIAFNDFSAIGAIRAFHEAGVRVPQDVSVVGFDDIQGAAYQIPGLTTLRQPLSHMGELAGSRLLKMISGEDTDAPDMMVEPELIIRESTRPLVPPRDLTIRKMMNSHSSL, from the coding sequence TTGAAGAAGGCCCCCAGTACGCCAAAGGCACCCATTAGTCAAAAGGCCCTCGCTGCCTATTTGCAACTCTCGCCCAGCACGGTCTCTCTTGTTCTGAACAATGCCCCGCTGGCCGCTGCTATACCGGAACAGACAAGACTCCGAGTACTTGAAGCGGCAAAGCGCTTTGACTACCGGCCTGATCTCTATGCGAAGTATCTCTACTCCAAGCGGAGCTATACGGTGGCCGTACTGCTTCCCGAAGTCGGGCAGGGATTTTCTGCCGCTATCCTTGGCGGAATCGATGACGCTCTCGTCCGCGAGAAATTCTTCTACTTCGTGGCCAACCATCACTCTGACGAAGAGTTGATTCGCGAGTATCCCCGTCAGCTAACGCAGCGCGGCGTAGAAGGATTCATCGTGATCAACACGCCGATCCATCACCCGCTTGGCCGCCCAACCGTCTCCATTGGAAATCAGCCACTCGTCGATGGCATGGCGAGGATCATGCTGGACAATCGTCGCGGAGGATGGCTTGCCGCGGAGCATCTGATCGAGTCAGGGCACAGACAAATTGCCGTCATCAAGGGGCATGCCTGGCGACCAGCAAGCAGCGAGCGATGGCGAGGGATTTCATCCGCCGCAAAATCGCGAGGTATCACGATCGATCCACGCCTCGTCAAGCAATTGCCGTCCAAAGGAAAAGCTCACGAACCATCGACCGCGGAGGAGGGTTATTTCTGCACGCGAGAGCTACTCAATAAGAAGGTGCACTTCACGGCTCTTATTGCGTTCAACGACTTTTCGGCGATAGGCGCTATTCGCGCCTTTCACGAAGCCGGCGTCCGAGTACCCCAGGATGTTTCCGTCGTTGGCTTTGACGATATCCAGGGAGCTGCCTATCAGATTCCGGGACTCACAACCCTGCGGCAGCCGCTGAGCCACATGGGAGAATTAGCGGGCTCGCGCCTGTTGAAGATGATCTCTGGTGAGGATACGGATGCGCCAGACATGATGGTCGAGCCTGAGCTCATCATTCGTGAATCCACTCGTCCGCTCGTCCCTCCAAGGGACCTGACAATACGGAAAATGATGAATTCTCACTCGTCACTTTAA
- a CDS encoding TonB-dependent receptor, whose amino-acid sequence MAQVVKGILRLLTAALLLPAGLAFGQAVNANLLGTVTDQTNAAIAGATVTITETSTGISKTSQTNASGNYDFEAIQPGTYQVSATQKGFKRAVNEGVSVVVNSTVRIDLTLMPGSVTESVTVTEQPPALKTDRADVSVDIDSQQTESLPLGTNRNFQGMIALVPGATRPHFTHSSFFNAASSLSTEVNGQSRLANNTEIEGIDDNERSGLLQVIIPPSEAIQTANVSTSNYQAEFGRAGGAVTDVILKSGTNTFHGAAYEFNRISALAAESYFQKGKNPATTYNYFGGNIGGPIIRNKLFIFGDFLRVTDHQGQFNTLTVPTADFRNGNFTAGTPVYDPASGNGDPTKRTQFSYQGQSNVMDPSRISPIAKNILALIPLPNVPGAGLTSNYTGVTHYTREANSFDVKADDNLRGNDHLSYRYSYQRVNQVQGSIFGMAGGPANGGSNAHGVQSAYNTAINYTHLFSPKLLTEIRLGANHYKNVANPVDYGTKASAAVGIPGVNVDNFTSGLANITINGYSNPIVGTGSSYPWVRGETNMDVVNNWTIVAANHSVKLGVDIRRIRDDLFQGQVFGPRGVFTFSDGQTALKGGPKTGIANDFASFLLDIPNQVGRDVGVKDASWRESQFFTYAQDTWQASPKLTLTYGIRWELYVPPTARHSGDYSNYDPTTNSLIIAGIGKNPANLGLDTRYTNFAPRFGIAYRVDDQTVLRAGYGISYEPFPDNLNNYAVNFPLKQNNAFQSLSSYTQALKPDGTPASMSVGFPAPLIATIPANGIITNPPSQVYNVVERHWKEPYIQSWNAAVQRSLPYKFVLDVAYVANVGVGQAQGYNMNAGFVAGAGVAGEPLYKLFGRTAATNYIYKRASSNYNSLQVKLDHHYDNGLSSTTSYTYQKALGYVTSSGSGVGGTAFYIDFSRNYSRLGNDRTQTFVQSFIYDFPFGKNKRWLNHGVAGFIAGGWQMSGVLSLETGTPFTITASSASLNAPSNTQVANINGPFRKLKGIGKTSAWFDPSVFSQPTTAAYGNTGNNAFVGPGMFNLDASAARRFALTERANLELRAETFSLTNTPQFGNPSSNVTNSDFGHITGSSGGASGNRGVQLAGKLSF is encoded by the coding sequence ATGGCGCAAGTTGTGAAGGGCATTCTCCGTCTATTGACGGCTGCCTTGCTACTTCCTGCCGGACTCGCGTTTGGGCAGGCCGTAAATGCAAATCTTCTGGGCACCGTTACCGACCAGACAAACGCTGCGATCGCCGGCGCAACAGTGACGATCACCGAAACGAGCACTGGGATCAGTAAGACCTCCCAGACAAACGCCAGCGGTAACTACGACTTTGAGGCGATCCAGCCAGGGACATATCAGGTCTCCGCGACGCAGAAAGGCTTTAAGCGTGCGGTGAACGAGGGTGTAAGTGTCGTGGTGAACAGTACAGTTCGCATTGACCTTACCCTGATGCCTGGCTCGGTGACGGAGAGCGTCACCGTGACGGAACAACCACCCGCGCTCAAGACCGACCGCGCGGATGTTAGTGTCGATATCGATTCCCAGCAGACAGAGAGCCTGCCGTTAGGGACCAATCGTAACTTTCAAGGGATGATTGCCCTGGTACCTGGCGCCACTCGCCCTCACTTTACGCATTCCTCCTTCTTCAATGCGGCATCTTCGCTTTCGACGGAAGTGAACGGCCAATCGCGTCTGGCCAACAATACAGAAATTGAAGGTATCGACGATAACGAGCGGTCTGGTTTGTTGCAGGTCATCATTCCGCCGAGCGAAGCGATTCAGACGGCCAACGTTTCCACTAGTAACTACCAGGCTGAATTCGGTCGTGCCGGTGGAGCGGTGACCGATGTCATTCTTAAATCCGGCACAAATACCTTCCATGGCGCAGCCTATGAATTTAACCGTATTAGCGCTTTGGCAGCAGAAAGCTATTTCCAGAAGGGGAAAAATCCGGCAACTACATATAACTACTTTGGCGGAAATATCGGGGGTCCGATCATCCGCAACAAGCTGTTTATCTTTGGCGACTTCCTGCGCGTCACCGATCACCAGGGGCAGTTCAATACGCTGACTGTTCCAACTGCCGACTTCCGAAATGGAAACTTCACGGCTGGTACCCCAGTCTATGATCCGGCAAGCGGGAATGGCGATCCAACGAAACGTACGCAGTTTAGTTACCAGGGGCAGTCGAATGTCATGGACCCCTCCAGGATCAGCCCGATTGCCAAAAATATTCTGGCGTTGATTCCGCTCCCAAACGTACCTGGAGCCGGACTTACCAGTAACTACACCGGGGTCACGCACTACACCCGTGAGGCAAACTCCTTCGACGTGAAGGCGGATGATAACCTTCGCGGCAATGACCACCTTTCTTATCGCTACAGCTATCAGAGGGTGAATCAGGTTCAGGGCTCGATCTTTGGCATGGCTGGCGGTCCTGCCAACGGAGGTTCCAATGCGCACGGAGTGCAGAGCGCATACAACACTGCGATTAACTACACTCACCTCTTCTCGCCGAAGCTACTCACGGAAATTCGTCTGGGAGCGAACCACTATAAAAACGTTGCCAATCCTGTCGACTATGGGACGAAAGCGTCCGCAGCGGTAGGTATCCCCGGGGTGAACGTAGATAACTTTACGAGTGGGCTTGCCAACATCACCATCAACGGCTACTCCAACCCCATCGTTGGAACAGGTAGCTCGTATCCCTGGGTGCGTGGCGAAACCAACATGGACGTCGTCAATAACTGGACAATCGTTGCGGCAAACCACAGCGTGAAGCTTGGAGTCGATATACGCCGTATCCGCGATGACTTATTCCAGGGGCAGGTATTCGGACCGAGAGGCGTCTTTACCTTTAGCGATGGTCAAACAGCGTTGAAGGGTGGTCCAAAAACAGGTATAGCGAATGACTTTGCCAGCTTCTTGTTAGATATTCCCAATCAGGTAGGTCGCGACGTGGGCGTGAAGGATGCGTCCTGGAGAGAGTCCCAATTCTTCACTTACGCGCAGGACACTTGGCAGGCTAGCCCAAAGTTGACGCTGACTTATGGGATTCGGTGGGAACTTTATGTGCCTCCCACGGCGCGCCACTCGGGTGACTACTCAAACTACGATCCAACAACAAACTCTCTGATCATTGCAGGTATCGGGAAGAATCCGGCGAACCTGGGGCTCGATACTCGCTACACCAACTTTGCGCCGCGCTTCGGTATCGCCTATCGCGTGGACGATCAGACCGTGCTGCGGGCAGGGTATGGCATCAGCTACGAACCCTTCCCTGACAATCTCAACAACTACGCGGTCAACTTCCCGCTCAAGCAGAACAATGCGTTCCAGTCGTTGAGCAGTTATACACAAGCGCTGAAGCCGGATGGCACCCCGGCCTCGATGTCTGTGGGTTTTCCTGCTCCGTTAATTGCTACGATTCCAGCGAATGGCATCATCACCAACCCGCCGTCGCAGGTGTACAACGTCGTGGAACGTCACTGGAAAGAGCCATATATCCAATCGTGGAATGCTGCTGTGCAGCGGAGCTTGCCTTATAAGTTCGTGCTCGACGTCGCGTATGTTGCCAACGTTGGGGTAGGACAGGCGCAAGGCTACAACATGAACGCTGGATTTGTGGCTGGTGCTGGCGTAGCAGGAGAGCCGCTATATAAGTTATTTGGAAGGACTGCGGCAACCAACTACATATATAAAAGGGCTAGCTCAAACTACAACTCTCTCCAGGTAAAACTAGATCATCATTATGACAACGGGCTTTCGTCGACCACCTCTTATACCTACCAGAAGGCGCTTGGTTATGTTACGTCCTCTGGAAGTGGAGTCGGCGGCACTGCGTTCTATATTGACTTCTCCCGCAACTATTCACGCCTCGGCAATGACCGGACGCAGACCTTCGTACAGAGCTTCATCTATGACTTTCCATTTGGAAAGAATAAGCGTTGGTTGAATCACGGAGTCGCTGGCTTTATAGCTGGAGGATGGCAGATGAGTGGTGTTCTCTCTCTCGAGACGGGAACTCCCTTCACGATCACAGCCAGCAGCGCCAGCCTGAATGCGCCAAGCAATACGCAGGTAGCCAACATTAACGGACCTTTCCGCAAACTGAAGGGCATCGGTAAGACGAGTGCGTGGTTTGATCCCTCTGTATTCAGCCAGCCGACGACTGCGGCCTATGGAAACACCGGGAATAATGCATTTGTAGGCCCAGGGATGTTCAATCTTGATGCTTCGGCTGCCCGGCGTTTTGCTCTGACGGAGCGGGCCAATCTGGAGCTACGCGCGGAGACATTCAGCCTGACGAATACTCCGCAGTTTGGCAATCCGAGCAGCAACGTCACAAACTCAGACTTCGGTCATATCACAGGGTCGAGTGGCGGAGCCAGCGGAAACCGTGGGGTTCAACTGGCTGGTAAGCTGAGCTTCTAA
- a CDS encoding sugar phosphate isomerase/epimerase family protein: MSDFTRRNFLIGAGVAAAAAGIPASLRAMDSASGASQAQRLKSQFRLAVITDEISQDFDHACSIAAREFGMSWVELRGLWKKNVLALDANEIAEARRILAKYELRVTDIGSPLFKTDWPDAPQSKFSPKHDKFSPDVTFKGQDEVLEQSIAAAKAFQTDRIRGFDFWRLEDPAPHRKAINAKLQEAAEKCGKQGLIFVLENEMACNTATGAEAAKVLAAVPSPHLMLNWDPGNAAALGETPFPNGWNLLPKNRIGHCHCKDTVMKPGGGYEWAPVGKGVIDWKGQFRALKQMGYNHAISLETHWHGGGTGEESTRQSWAGMKIALQSAGMLA; the protein is encoded by the coding sequence ATGTCAGATTTTACGCGCCGTAATTTTCTCATCGGTGCCGGCGTTGCGGCTGCTGCCGCGGGGATACCCGCTTCTTTGCGGGCTATGGATTCTGCCTCTGGTGCATCTCAGGCTCAACGCCTGAAGTCGCAGTTTCGTTTAGCAGTCATCACGGACGAAATCTCCCAGGATTTTGATCATGCGTGCTCTATAGCTGCTCGGGAGTTCGGTATGAGCTGGGTTGAACTGCGGGGGCTGTGGAAGAAGAATGTCCTTGCGTTGGACGCCAACGAAATTGCAGAAGCGCGTCGCATCCTGGCAAAGTACGAATTGCGAGTGACCGATATTGGAAGCCCTCTCTTTAAGACGGACTGGCCGGATGCACCGCAATCGAAGTTCAGTCCCAAGCACGATAAGTTCAGCCCGGACGTCACCTTTAAGGGGCAGGATGAGGTGTTGGAGCAGAGTATTGCAGCGGCCAAGGCCTTTCAGACTGACAGGATCAGGGGATTCGACTTCTGGAGACTGGAAGATCCAGCCCCTCATCGCAAGGCGATCAACGCCAAGCTGCAGGAGGCGGCGGAGAAGTGCGGTAAGCAGGGGCTCATCTTTGTTCTGGAAAACGAGATGGCCTGCAATACAGCGACAGGCGCGGAAGCCGCGAAGGTCTTGGCCGCCGTTCCTTCGCCGCATCTGATGTTGAACTGGGATCCAGGGAACGCGGCGGCACTTGGGGAAACTCCATTTCCGAATGGCTGGAATCTGCTGCCGAAGAATCGCATCGGTCACTGTCACTGCAAGGATACGGTGATGAAGCCCGGTGGTGGGTATGAATGGGCGCCGGTCGGCAAGGGCGTAATTGATTGGAAGGGGCAGTTTCGCGCGCTCAAGCAGATGGGCTATAACCATGCGATTAGTCTCGAGACCCATTGGCATGGCGGCGGTACAGGCGAGGAATCCACACGGCAGAGTTGGGCTGGTATGAAGATAGCCCTGCAGTCTGCAGGAATGCTCGCATAG
- a CDS encoding Gfo/Idh/MocA family oxidoreductase, with protein sequence MNRREFVGHMAAGAAVFAAYPSARALGANNRIRIGLIGAGDRGMHDLKEAVRQPDVECVAVADLYSGRRDEAKKLYPGVEVYDDHRRLLERKDIDAVIVATSLNQHALCMLDALSAGKDVYCEKTMTYDIPEAVACRKAAQSSKQVVQIGLQHESDGDLADARKWVQDGIVGKVTMVESWMSRNTRHGHGQWVRPIPSDCNPQHVNWDLFLYGRPKSTFDANKFINWRLFWEFSGGNVTENMVHQIAWIMTALDLKEPLAATMAGGVFSEKDGREVPDTIAVTLEYPETVILWQSSFNNSHFGLGERILGTDGTIEHISGATDMVTGKYASGINYFPEKMNRPDGTNITGQTPGRDHMANWMECIRSRNQKTNAPMEIGYNSAVAAHMANMAYRQKRRITLDEALSAKPVF encoded by the coding sequence ATGAACAGACGAGAATTTGTTGGGCATATGGCCGCGGGTGCGGCTGTGTTTGCTGCTTATCCTTCAGCTCGCGCGTTGGGCGCGAATAACCGAATTCGAATTGGCCTGATCGGTGCTGGGGATCGGGGCATGCACGACCTGAAAGAGGCTGTCCGTCAACCGGATGTGGAATGTGTCGCAGTAGCTGATCTTTATTCCGGGCGCAGAGACGAGGCAAAAAAACTTTACCCCGGCGTCGAGGTCTATGACGATCACCGCCGCCTGCTGGAACGCAAGGATATCGATGCTGTGATTGTCGCAACATCGTTGAACCAGCATGCGCTGTGCATGCTGGACGCGCTCTCCGCAGGGAAAGACGTCTATTGCGAAAAGACGATGACCTATGACATCCCCGAAGCAGTAGCGTGCCGGAAGGCGGCGCAAAGCTCGAAGCAGGTCGTGCAAATCGGCTTGCAGCACGAGAGCGATGGCGACCTGGCGGATGCCAGAAAGTGGGTACAGGACGGGATCGTGGGCAAGGTCACGATGGTGGAATCGTGGATGAGCCGCAATACCCGGCATGGCCATGGGCAATGGGTGAGGCCGATCCCCAGCGACTGCAATCCGCAGCATGTGAACTGGGATCTTTTCCTGTATGGCAGGCCAAAGTCCACGTTCGATGCGAATAAGTTCATCAACTGGCGTTTGTTCTGGGAGTTTTCCGGCGGTAACGTGACGGAGAACATGGTCCACCAGATTGCATGGATCATGACGGCGCTGGATCTGAAGGAGCCACTGGCGGCAACCATGGCCGGTGGGGTTTTCTCCGAGAAGGATGGGCGAGAAGTCCCGGACACCATCGCAGTAACCCTGGAGTATCCCGAGACCGTGATTCTGTGGCAATCCAGCTTTAATAACAGCCACTTTGGGCTGGGAGAACGCATCCTTGGCACCGACGGCACGATCGAACATATAAGCGGTGCGACGGATATGGTTACCGGTAAATACGCCTCCGGGATCAACTATTTTCCGGAAAAGATGAATCGCCCGGATGGAACCAACATAACAGGGCAGACGCCAGGGCGTGATCATATGGCGAACTGGATGGAGTGCATTCGTTCAAGGAACCAGAAGACCAATGCGCCCATGGAAATCGGTTACAACTCTGCTGTTGCTGCGCATATGGCGAATATGGCCTATCGCCAAAAGCGCCGGATCACACTCGATGAAGCACTCTCTGCCAAGCCGGTGTTTTAA
- the uxaC gene encoding glucuronate isomerase: MTILNNDRLFPSDPDTRSIARRLYAEIRNLPIVSPHGHTNPRWFAEDEPFPDPARLFIVPDHYVFRMLYSQGISLDDLGVGAHSTANPRDVWRIFAKHYYLFRGTPTRLWMDYAFQELFGMKERLSSENADAYYDALAEKLNTPEFRPRALLERFHLEVITTTDSALDLLEYHKKIRTLNLKTRILPTLRPDSVIDPDMEGFRENVAKLGKQTGEDTATWPGYLKALQQVRANFKALGCTATDHGHPTAATADLDSASAAALFHTVLAGAPSAEEKELFRAQMLTEMARMSLEDGLVMQIHPGSFRNHNTKLYERYGRDVGADIPVAMDYVHALRPLLNRFGNEAGLTIILFTLDESTYSRELAPLAGHYPCLRLGPPWWFNDSPEGMMRFREYTTETAGFYNTVGFNDDTRAFLSIPGRHDVARRIDCAYLARLVAEHRLDEDEAHQVAHQLTYDLVRSAYKL; encoded by the coding sequence ATGACAATTCTCAATAATGACAGGCTCTTTCCGTCAGATCCGGACACGCGGAGTATTGCGCGCCGACTCTACGCCGAAATTCGCAATCTACCGATCGTCAGCCCTCACGGTCATACCAATCCTCGCTGGTTTGCAGAGGATGAGCCATTTCCGGACCCGGCGCGGCTCTTTATTGTGCCAGATCATTATGTGTTCCGCATGCTTTACAGCCAGGGTATCTCGCTCGATGACCTCGGTGTGGGAGCACACTCCACTGCCAATCCCAGAGATGTGTGGAGGATTTTCGCAAAACATTATTATTTGTTTCGGGGCACACCGACGCGTCTGTGGATGGACTATGCCTTCCAGGAATTGTTCGGCATGAAGGAGCGTCTCTCCTCTGAGAATGCCGATGCCTATTACGATGCACTCGCGGAGAAGTTGAATACCCCGGAATTCCGCCCCCGCGCCCTGCTCGAGCGGTTTCACCTCGAGGTTATTACCACCACGGATTCTGCTCTTGACTTGTTGGAGTATCATAAGAAGATTCGCACTCTGAATCTCAAGACCAGAATCCTGCCCACTCTTCGTCCTGACTCTGTTATTGATCCGGACATGGAAGGGTTCCGCGAGAACGTTGCCAAACTGGGGAAACAGACGGGCGAAGATACCGCCACCTGGCCAGGCTATTTGAAAGCATTGCAGCAGGTTCGCGCGAACTTCAAGGCGTTGGGATGCACGGCGACGGACCACGGACACCCGACGGCTGCAACCGCGGATCTGGATTCCGCGTCTGCAGCGGCGCTGTTCCATACAGTGCTCGCCGGGGCGCCGTCCGCTGAAGAAAAGGAGCTGTTCCGTGCGCAGATGCTCACGGAAATGGCGCGCATGAGCCTCGAAGACGGATTGGTGATGCAGATCCATCCGGGAAGCTTCCGCAATCACAACACAAAGTTGTACGAGCGGTATGGGCGTGACGTAGGAGCAGACATACCCGTAGCGATGGACTATGTTCATGCTCTCCGGCCGTTGCTGAACCGCTTCGGCAACGAGGCTGGACTCACGATCATTCTCTTCACCCTGGATGAATCCACCTACAGCCGCGAACTCGCGCCGCTGGCGGGGCACTATCCATGCCTGCGTCTCGGGCCGCCGTGGTGGTTCAATGACAGTCCTGAAGGCATGATGCGCTTCCGTGAGTACACCACGGAGACGGCGGGCTTTTATAACACGGTGGGCTTCAACGATGACACCCGGGCGTTTCTCTCTATTCCCGGGCGGCACGATGTGGCGCGGCGTATCGATTGTGCCTATCTTGCACGTCTGGTTGCAGAACACCGCCTGGACGAAGACGAAGCTCATCAGGTTGCGCATCAGCTGACCTACGATCTGGTTCGCTCCGCCTACAAGCTGTGA
- a CDS encoding cupin domain-containing protein, giving the protein MLLSRRNICQLVPLLAGSSALAFAQQQLGTTIAPFDTLPVRKSGSNSFRKILEGETYSGAHIEVHETTLGPGSSPHPHHHHVHEEMFLLSKGTLELTIQGKTTVIGPGSAAYVHSNEEHSVRNPGTEDTQYFVLELGKEA; this is encoded by the coding sequence TTGCTTCTATCACGTCGTAACATCTGCCAACTGGTGCCTTTGCTGGCTGGCTCTTCGGCTCTTGCATTCGCACAACAGCAATTGGGTACAACGATTGCTCCTTTTGATACATTGCCCGTTCGGAAGAGCGGCTCTAATAGCTTCCGCAAGATTCTTGAGGGAGAAACCTATTCCGGAGCGCATATTGAGGTGCACGAGACTACGCTGGGCCCCGGAAGCTCTCCGCATCCGCACCATCACCATGTCCACGAAGAGATGTTTCTTCTTTCAAAGGGAACACTGGAGTTGACCATTCAAGGCAAGACCACCGTCATCGGTCCCGGATCGGCGGCCTATGTCCACTCCAATGAAGAACACTCTGTTCGGAATCCCGGCACAGAGGACACACAATACTTTGTGTTGGAGCTTGGCAAGGAAGCCTGA
- a CDS encoding lipid-binding SYLF domain-containing protein: MQKQDRNHKKATSLCLAIASLSLLMPVAAKAANNSKEVERVKESGVVMKELVNADNSIPLDILRKAECVIILPSVKKAAFIVGGSYGRGVMTCRSGANFTGRWSAPSMMQSMGGSLGFQIGGQATDFVILVMNDKGAKALQTGKVKLGGDASIAAGPVGRTAEASTNLVMNAEMLSYSRAQGVFAGVSLSGSSLGPDDEANEALYGKKVSATDIVARHAVPTPASARLLLATLTAKAPRNTSESK, encoded by the coding sequence ATGCAGAAACAAGATAGGAACCATAAGAAAGCTACATCGCTATGTCTCGCCATCGCCTCGTTGTCACTGCTTATGCCCGTAGCCGCAAAAGCGGCGAATAACTCAAAAGAAGTGGAGCGGGTCAAGGAATCGGGCGTGGTGATGAAAGAACTGGTCAACGCCGACAACAGTATTCCGCTGGATATCCTGCGCAAAGCAGAGTGTGTCATCATCCTGCCGTCCGTCAAGAAAGCGGCATTCATCGTCGGTGGTTCCTATGGTCGAGGGGTAATGACCTGTCGTAGTGGAGCGAACTTTACAGGAAGATGGAGCGCTCCCAGCATGATGCAATCTATGGGCGGAAGCTTGGGATTCCAGATCGGCGGTCAGGCCACAGACTTTGTCATCCTCGTCATGAACGATAAAGGAGCGAAGGCGCTTCAGACTGGCAAGGTGAAGCTGGGCGGAGATGCCAGCATTGCTGCCGGCCCGGTCGGCCGTACTGCCGAAGCGTCCACCAATCTCGTCATGAATGCCGAGATGCTCTCCTACTCGCGCGCACAGGGTGTCTTCGCCGGTGTCTCGCTCTCGGGTTCATCGCTCGGTCCGGACGATGAAGCCAACGAGGCTCTCTATGGAAAGAAGGTAAGCGCCACCGATATCGTCGCGAGACATGCAGTGCCGACTCCAGCCTCTGCCCGGTTGCTGCTTGCAACCCTGACCGCAAAGGCTCCCCGCAATACCTCCGAAAGCAAGTAG